From Xenopus tropicalis strain Nigerian chromosome 3, UCB_Xtro_10.0, whole genome shotgun sequence, the proteins below share one genomic window:
- the LOC116409630 gene encoding olfactory receptor 6P1-like, with the protein SLADVLLSTSITPNFLRLLLNGGGTISATGCITQFYFYCVSTVSEFYLLTAMAYDRYLAICSPLHYASIMGFRLCLYMSLCSWGLALLICMIMKLLIHNLQFCGPFYIDHYFCDSSPLLELSCTDHKEVVKLTEIILMIPFTILPFCFIIYTYVAIGLAILRISSTEGRHKAFSTCSSHLIVVCMYYRTLIIVYMVPSEGHNFNINKMLSLLYTVGTPCFNPVVYSLRNNDIKVVLLKQLQNGISLGDLYTM; encoded by the coding sequence tctctggctgatgttttgctcagtaccagtattactccaaatttcttgcggttattactgaatggagggggcacaatatctgctactggttgtatcacacagttttacttctattGTGTTTCAACAGTTTCGGAATTttatctcctcacagccatggcctatgaccgatatctggccatctgctccccacttcattatgcctccattatgggtttcaggctttgcctctatatgagtctttgttcttggggcttagcccTTCTAATTTGTATGATTATGAAACTTCTGATACataatttgcagttctgtggcccattttATATAGATCACTATTTTTGTGATTCGTCACCTCTTCTTGAACTTTCTTGCACAGATCATAAAGAAGTTGTAAAACTAACAGAAATTATATTGATGATACCTTTTACAATTCTAcctttttgcttcatcatttacacttatgttgccatcggccttgccattctcaggatctcctctactgaaggaagacacaaagccttctccacttgcagctcccatttaatagttgtgtgcatgtactataggactctgataatagtttatatggtaccatccgAGGGCCATAActtcaatatcaataaaatgctgtcccttctatacacagttggaaccccatGTTTCAACCCAGttgtatacagcctgagaaacaatgacATTAAGGTTGTTCTACTGAAACAGTTGCAAAATGGaatctctttaggagacctttaTACAATGTGA